DNA from Coriobacteriaceae bacterium:
CCATGCATTTCACGATCCCTCCTTTGAGCTTATTGTTTGCGGGACCAAGCGCACGGCGCGCAGACGACACGAAGCATCGCCAGTATCCGCGGCAACCGTCACCATATCGACCCAGCCGCGCCCATCGCGCACGATGGCGCCCCATACGTTGCCCTTAATATCGAGATAGCCGCTCAGGGCGAGCTGGGACGTTGGCACCTCGCGGTAGGCGCGTAACATATCCGCCGCTGCCTCGGTCATCGGTCGGTCCTCGGACCATGCAAGCCGGACCGCAATCGCGTTGTCCTCAGGCAAATCCGTCGCAGTGCCAGACCGCTTGTCGAGCGTCCGCAGAAAGGTTTGCGCCGTGACAGCGACATCCGAATCGTCCGCATCTCGCATCTCATCTTTTTGAGACGCCACCGCCGAATCTGAGCCCGAATCGAAGGCGGCCCCAGGACGCTGCTGCCGCGCGGCGTTAAGCCCCCAAAGCACCGCCGCTATCGCCACGGTCAGGCAAGCAAACACCAGCAGCACCCCGATGGGGCGCTCGCCCTCTACAGGCTGTTGATGCCCTCGCTGATCGCATCCCATAGCTCTTTAACCTTGCCCTTAAATGCGACGATGGCGATAATCGCGATCACCACGAGCACGCCGACCAAGATGGCATACTCGGTGGTACCCTGTGCACTCTCCTCCTGCAGTAGCTCCTTGGCGCGTTGACGAACATGTGCCGCCCGGCAAAACGCCCAGCCCTGGACCTTGCCAGCAGCGTCAGTCATCGTGTTCATGTATTCCTCCCTACATCATCCCGCCTGCTCCCAGCAGCGGGCCCAATATGGACAGAAGCAACGCCGGCAAGATGAGCGTGCCGGTGGGAATCAGCAGCTTGACGGGCGCACGCTCGATCTCGCGCTCGACCGCAGCGCGATGAGCCGCACGGATCTCGCGACTTTGAGCGGCCAGCGTCTCGGCAAGTGGGGCACCCAGGGCGAGCGCCTGCCCCACCGTGATGGCAAAGGTCTCGAGCGCTCGCACGTCCAGGTCGCGCGCGGCGGCCAACAACTCGTCCTCACGCGTGCCCACGCCCACCTGCCACGCCATGCAGGCCCGCTCAAGGCGAAGAGCCAGCACTGACCGGCGGTTGGCGCAGAAAATCTCAAGCGCCGCATCAAACGAAAGACCGGCCGAAAGACCCAAGCGCACAACATCGATCATCTCGGACACTTCGCCGAGCGACACTCGCGCCGGGCCGCCCACTCCAACCGCGCCCTTCACTCGCGCGGTCAGGGCATCGACCACTGAGCGACCCGCGGCAGCGACCAGCACCGCCTCGCGCTTGCAGGCCCCTGCGATCTTGCGTGCATCCGCCCGATCCAAACCCGTCGCGACAAATACACTCAGGGCGCACAGGCAAGCCGCAACTGCAACCGGGGCGCTCATAGCTCCACCCGCATAATGCGTCGGATAACCACCAGGGCAACGGCATTGAGGGCAAGACCCAGCACCACAGCGCCCACGCCGGCAGGCGTCGCAAGACCGCGACGAAAATCTGCCGAAAGCAGCGCCAACACCGCGCACATGCCCGCCGGCATCGCCGCGACCATATGCGCAGACATGCGAGCCTGCGACGTCTTGACATCCAGGCGGCGCTTGAGCTCAATGCGCTCCCCCACCATGCTCGACGCCTCGGACAGTAAGTCGGCAAGCGGAGCACCGGTGCGCTGAGACACCTTAAGCGCCAAGGTCACAAGCGAAAGGCCGGGAGCGTCGATGCGCACGAGCAAGTCATCGAGCGCGTCGGTCGCCGAGATACCGCAATCGATCGCCGCCGCCACCCGCAAAAACTCGGTATGCACCGGTTCTTGCGCATGAGCGCCCACAAAGCGCATGCCCTGGGCCAGCGAATGTCCCGAGGCAAGCGACATGGAAAGTGCGGTAAACGCCTCGGGCATTGCCTCTTCTGCATCGTGTTGCTCGCGCCGGCTCTCAAAGCCATCCCGAGCGGCGCCAGCGGCAATCGGAGCAACAAGTCCCAAGGCAAACCCGAGGGGCGATAACGACACCATCGTTAGTAAAACGCAGCAGACACCGCTCGATAGCAGTAGAAATGCCAAACGCCCCGAAGCATCTTCGATCACGAGGCCAAGGCGATGCGCCGGAGCCAGCGATGTCCACGAACGGGCGATCTTTTTCAGCAGATCGTTTTCCACCAGCTCACGCGGCAGCCTCTCTGCCACCGTCTCGAGCGCCTGACGCGCCAGCTCCGCCGGCGGCACCTGCGGCACACGAGGTTCCGCCCCGCACGCCGTCGCAACAGAAAACCCTGCCAAACCCCCTACGACGAGGGGCACAGCGACCTCCATTCGTCCACCTCCTCTTGTGTGAGCGTCCCCGACCGCAGGCCTTCTGCGATAAACGGCGGCTCGCGGTCAAGCGTCCAGGTGCGCTCGGCGGCATCGAAAGTCACATAGCGCTCGAGCTCTACGCCGCCCGACGCGGCGCGACGCACCCCCGAATACGAGGA
Protein-coding regions in this window:
- a CDS encoding type II secretion system F family protein, whose protein sequence is MAGFSVATACGAEPRVPQVPPAELARQALETVAERLPRELVENDLLKKIARSWTSLAPAHRLGLVIEDASGRLAFLLLSSGVCCVLLTMVSLSPLGFALGLVAPIAAGAARDGFESRREQHDAEEAMPEAFTALSMSLASGHSLAQGMRFVGAHAQEPVHTEFLRVAAAIDCGISATDALDDLLVRIDAPGLSLVTLALKVSQRTGAPLADLLSEASSMVGERIELKRRLDVKTSQARMSAHMVAAMPAGMCAVLALLSADFRRGLATPAGVGAVVLGLALNAVALVVIRRIMRVEL
- a CDS encoding type II secretion system F family protein → MSAPVAVAACLCALSVFVATGLDRADARKIAGACKREAVLVAAAGRSVVDALTARVKGAVGVGGPARVSLGEVSEMIDVVRLGLSAGLSFDAALEIFCANRRSVLALRLERACMAWQVGVGTREDELLAAARDLDVRALETFAITVGQALALGAPLAETLAAQSREIRAAHRAAVEREIERAPVKLLIPTGTLILPALLLSILGPLLGAGGMM